The Thermocrinis albus DSM 14484 genome segment GGAACTGCCAAGAGCTTTTGAGAGTAAAGAGTACGAAGAGGAGCTTGCCCATATAGGAAAGCAGGTGGAGGAGAAAAGACAGAAACTTTTAGACAAGATGGCCGAAGAAGCCAGACACTACGGTCTCGGTGTAGTACTGACACCTGCAGGTATAAAGTTACTACCTCTTATGGGGAAGAGACTTATACCGGAGGAGGAGATTTATGCCGACAACCGTCTGATGGAGGCATACGAAAAGAATCTATCCGCCTTTGAGGAAAAATTCAGGGACTATATGAGAGAGCTTAGAGAGCTGGATCACTTTTACATGGAAAAAGTTTTCCAACTCAAAGAGAAGGTAGCTCGGTACGTGGTGGAGAAAGCTTTGGGAAGATGTGAGGAGAGATACTGTCATATACCTCAGGTGGAGACATTTCTCGCGAGACTAAAAGAAGAACTTGTCAGAAACGTGGATCTCTTCTTGTCCTGGAAGAGTGCTGAGGCCAATCCCGAGTGGAGGAAGGCCCTGGAGAGAAACTTCAGACGTTTTAGGATAAACGTACTGGTGGACAACTCCCATCTTAAGGGAGCACCGGTAATACTGGAAGAAGTTCCTTCCTTTCCCGCTCTTTTTGGAAAAGTATCCTACAGTATGGAGATGGGTGTTCTGTATGCAGACCACATGAGTCTTTCTCCTGGGAGTTTACACAAGGCAAGGGGAGGATACTTGGTGGTGCGCGTGCTGGATCTTTTGAAGAATCCCTTTCTGTGGGATGCTTTTAAGAAGGTCATCATGCACGGAAAGATCCACATGCAGGGTTACCCCTTGGAAGATATGCTCGTACCTTATGTAGGTATAACTCCAGAACCTACGCCAGCTACCTTAAAGGTGGCTCTGATAGGAGATCCACTAACGTATCATCTTCTTTCCCTGTACGATCCTGAGTTTGGAAGGTTGTTTAAAGTAAAAGCCGAGTTTGATCCGGTGGTAGATCTCAGTGAGGAAAAACTTCGTCTCTTTCCTCAAGTTATAAGGAAGGTGGTGGAGAAGGAGGGACTCAAACATGTATCTGCTGACGGACTTGAGGAACTGGCGCGTTATGCTATAAAACTGGCCGGTAACAGGAAGAAGATGAGTGTGGTTATGGGGCCTCTGGTGGATTTACTGAGGGAGGCTCAGATCTTTTCCGGAGACAGCCCTTTTATAAGGGGTGAGCATGTGAAGAGAGCCTATCGGGAGAAGGTGTACAGGTCCAACCTGTTGGAGGAAAAGATCCAGAAGGCTATAAAAGAGGGAAAACTTTTCATAGATATAGAGGGGAGTAAGGTAGGCCAGGTGAACGGGCTCAGTGTTTACGATCTGGGAGATATAAGTTTTGGAAAGCCTACGCGGATAACAGCCTCCGTTTACATGGGTGAGAAGGGGATCATTAACATAGAGAGAGAGGTGGAACTAAGCGGTCCCATACATTCCAAGGGTGTACTCATCCTCAGTGGTTATATAGGGAACACCTATGGTAGAGACATACCTCTTCACCTAACCTGTAACATCACTTTTGAACAGTCTTATGAGGAGGTGGAGGGAGACAGTGCATCGGTGGCCGAGTTGGTTGCCATCCTCTCCGCTATAGCGGAGGTTCCAGTAAGACAGGACATAGCCATCACTGGCTCTGTAGATCAGAGGGGTAACGTGCAACCGGTGGGAGGTATAAAGGAGAAGGTGGAGGGCTTTTATAAAGTGTGTAAACTCATGGGTCTTACGGGAACACAGGGCGTGGTGCTGCCTGAGGCTAATGTGGACGACCTTGTTTTGGAAGATGAACTGATAGAGGCTGTGGATAAAGGATTGTTTCATATATACGCGGTACGTCATGTGGACGAGGTGATAGAACTTCTTACGCATATGAAGGCGGAACAGTTTCACCGTTTGGTACGGAGGAAGCTGGTAGATCTTCTTAAAAAGAGTTTAAAACCTAAGAAGAACGGGGGTATGAAGGATGGGTAAAATAGCTTACGTCTTTCCCGGTCAAGGTTCTCAGTACGTGGGAATGGGTTACGATTTTTACAAGGAGTTTCATACGGCAGCCGATGTTTTTCACTCTGCTGAAACAGCGCTACGTTACAACCTCACCGACATTATCTTCAAAGGCCCTGAAGAGGAGCTAGGCAGGACCATTCATACACAGCCTGCTATTCTTACAGTATCTGTGGCCATATACCGAGTCATGCGGGATATGGGATTTCCCCCTCCCCAAGTGGTGGCCGGACATTCCTTAGGGGAGTATACGGCTCTGGTAGTAGCTGGAGGTGTGGAGCTTTTTGAGGCTGTCAGGCTTGCTCACCTGAGGGGTAAGTACATGCAGGAGGCCGTTCCACCAGACAGGGGAGCTATGTACGCCATACTGCAACTACCTCCCGAAAAGGTGGAAGAGGCCTGCAGGATGGCGGGTGACGAGGGAGTAGTGGAACCTGCCAACTACAACTCTCCCAAACAGACCGTTATAGCGGGGGAGAAAAAAGCTGTGGAGAAGGCAGCGGAGATATGCAGACAGATGGGTGGGAAGGTGATACCCCTTAAGGTATCTGTTCCGTCTCACTGTTCTCTAATGAAGAGTGCTGCGGATGCCTTTCGCCTCAAACTGGCCCAAACTCCCATAAAGAACATATCCATACCTCTGGTTCAGAACTATACAGCGAAGGAACACACCATGGCCCACGAAATTAGGGAGAATCTCTACAGACAGATGTTCTCACCGGTGCGTTGGTTCCAAAGTGTAGTTTATATGGTGCAGAACATGGGTGTGGATACTTTCGTGGAGATAGGTCCCAAAAACGTCCTTTCTAAACTAATACAACAGACGGTAGATAAGGTGAGGATCTTTAACGTAGAGAAGGTAGAAGACCTCGAAAAGGTGTTAAAAGCTGTAAGTTAAGAAGGGGCACGAAAGTGCCCCTCTTTCCCTCACTTGAGGGAGAGGATCCACTGGGCCAGATCCTTAGCCTCCTGGTCCGTCACGTTTTGGGGAGGCATGGGTACGGATCCCCACACGCCGGAACTACCGTTCTTGATCCTCTTGGCCAACTCGTCCACCGCCTTAGGATCGCCGGCAAACTTCTTAGCTACGTCCTTCCAAGCAGGACCCACCTTCTTGGTGTTTATATCGTGACAGGCAAAGCAGCCTTTAGCCTGGGCTAGGGCCTTCATGTCTTTAGCAGGGGCAGCAGACTGCTCTTTCTTTTCTTCAGCAGGCTTTTGCTGCTGTTGTTGCTGTTGCTCACCAGCTGCCGGAGGTTGTGCAGGTTGTGCTGGTTGCGCTGGTTGTGCAGGTTGCTGCTGCTCGCCCGTAGGCTGCTGCTGCTCTGCAGGTTTTTGCTGGCATGAGGCCAGGAGTGCGACCGATACAGCTCCCAAAAGAAGAGCTCTTCTCATGACTTGATACCTCCTTGAAAGGATACTAAAATAATTATACAACCATGAAAAAGATCCGCTACACAGATAGAAACCCCGAGCCCCTTCTCCCACCCCACCAGAGATCCAAAACCTTCCGAGAATACGCTCTTGGTTTTTCGGTGAGTCTTGCTCTGGACGAAGCCCAGAGGTGTCTCTTTTGCAGAGATGCCCATCAGCGGTGTATCAAAGCCTGCCCCATAGGAGTAGATATACCGGGGTTCATAAGGAAGATAACAGAAGGTGACCTTATCGGTGCTTACAGGGTGATAACGCTCTCTAACCCCTTTCCTTCTGTATGTGGTAGAGTGTGCCCTCAGGAAAAGCAGTGCGAAGGTGCCTGTATACTCTACTACGATACCGTTAAGGGAAGGAGGAACAAGGGTCTTCCGGTGAGTATAGGCGCTCTGGAGAAATTTGTGGGAGATTTCGTACGCATCTCAGGTGTAGAGGTCAGTGAAGAGAGGGCAAACCCTACAGGGAAGAGGGTGGCCGTGGTAGGTGCAGGTCCGGCAGGTTTGGCGTGTGCCTATCAGCTGGCTAAACTGGGACACCATGTAGATGTTTACGAGGCTCTCCCTACTGCCGGTGGTGTTATGGCCTACGGTATTCCTGCGGCGCG includes the following:
- a CDS encoding Lon protease family protein, which translates into the protein MRELRAEDLILDVKFNTSTAEVESAEIFIGQDRVKRAFQVALSTWNEGYNIYVSGPESIGRTTYTLQRLMEAAKDQPVPEDICYVHNFDDPLKPLCLLLPAGMGKKLAEEIDRALETLKVELPRAFESKEYEEELAHIGKQVEEKRQKLLDKMAEEARHYGLGVVLTPAGIKLLPLMGKRLIPEEEIYADNRLMEAYEKNLSAFEEKFRDYMRELRELDHFYMEKVFQLKEKVARYVVEKALGRCEERYCHIPQVETFLARLKEELVRNVDLFLSWKSAEANPEWRKALERNFRRFRINVLVDNSHLKGAPVILEEVPSFPALFGKVSYSMEMGVLYADHMSLSPGSLHKARGGYLVVRVLDLLKNPFLWDAFKKVIMHGKIHMQGYPLEDMLVPYVGITPEPTPATLKVALIGDPLTYHLLSLYDPEFGRLFKVKAEFDPVVDLSEEKLRLFPQVIRKVVEKEGLKHVSADGLEELARYAIKLAGNRKKMSVVMGPLVDLLREAQIFSGDSPFIRGEHVKRAYREKVYRSNLLEEKIQKAIKEGKLFIDIEGSKVGQVNGLSVYDLGDISFGKPTRITASVYMGEKGIINIEREVELSGPIHSKGVLILSGYIGNTYGRDIPLHLTCNITFEQSYEEVEGDSASVAELVAILSAIAEVPVRQDIAITGSVDQRGNVQPVGGIKEKVEGFYKVCKLMGLTGTQGVVLPEANVDDLVLEDELIEAVDKGLFHIYAVRHVDEVIELLTHMKAEQFHRLVRRKLVDLLKKSLKPKKNGGMKDG
- a CDS encoding c-type cytochrome, producing the protein MKALAQAKGCFACHDINTKKVGPAWKDVAKKFAGDPKAVDELAKRIKNGSSGVWGSVPMPPQNVTDQEAKDLAQWILSLK
- the fabD gene encoding ACP S-malonyltransferase, with product MGKIAYVFPGQGSQYVGMGYDFYKEFHTAADVFHSAETALRYNLTDIIFKGPEEELGRTIHTQPAILTVSVAIYRVMRDMGFPPPQVVAGHSLGEYTALVVAGGVELFEAVRLAHLRGKYMQEAVPPDRGAMYAILQLPPEKVEEACRMAGDEGVVEPANYNSPKQTVIAGEKKAVEKAAEICRQMGGKVIPLKVSVPSHCSLMKSAADAFRLKLAQTPIKNISIPLVQNYTAKEHTMAHEIRENLYRQMFSPVRWFQSVVYMVQNMGVDTFVEIGPKNVLSKLIQQTVDKVRIFNVEKVEDLEKVLKAVS